A stretch of Planococcus citri chromosome 5, ihPlaCitr1.1, whole genome shotgun sequence DNA encodes these proteins:
- the LOC135847313 gene encoding neuroglian-like, with the protein MNLIPALLLFQSIVLIHTVLGIAPSPPRIVKQPPTGELLFQVATNATENDRPFFIECEAEGEPVPTYHWIKNGKPFEWNVFDDRISQQPGRGTLVVNHPRNEDLGQYQCFAKNTWGIATSNSVFLRKAELNSFNGGQPTLKEAREGEPFRLSCQPPDGVPKPNVYWLIQDASGQFININNPRITLDPEGTLWFSNVTRGDEYEDAMYACAATSHFRNEVKLGNKVILKVHQTGSAPGQNKIPPVRQYMTRRKEVAIRGKKAQLYCIFGGTPLPQTVWSKNGKALITSDRISLGNYGKSIEIKHVTQDDEGDYTCEVSNGVGEPQSYTINLVVLVEPYFTEEPENVHAAENETAEFYCEASGDPEPQIYWIYNGKPISEAPPNPRRKISTNSIIIERLQKTDTGNYGCNATNSLGYIYKDVFVNVFSLKKISHHQN; encoded by the coding sequence ATGAATCTCATACCAGCTTTATTGCTTTTTCAATCAATAGTTCTAATTCATACAGTATTAGGAATTGCTCCATCTCCTCCACGTATTGTTAAGCAACCGCCCACCGGTGAATTATTGTTTCAAGTAGCTACAAATGCGACAGAAAATGACAGACCTTTTTTCATTGAATGTGAAGCTGAAGGAGAACCAGTCCCAACATATCACTGGATTAAAAATGGTAAACCTTTCGAGTGGAATGTTTTTGATGATCGTATATCTCAACAGCCTGGTCGAGGAACTTTGGTGGTAAACCATCCTAGAAACGAAGATCTCGGTCAGTATCAGTGTTTTGCGAAGAATACTTGGGGTATAGCTACATCGAATTCGGTTTTCCTCCGTAAAGCTGAATTGAATTCGTTCAACGGAGGACAGCCCACTTTAAAAGAAGCACGCGAGGGTGAACCGTTTAGATTATCGTGTCAGCCTCCTGATGGTGTGCCGAAGCCGAATGTCTACTGGCTAATACAAGATGCCAGTGGTCAGTTTATAAACATTAACAATCCCCGGATAACATTGGATCCCGAAGGTACCTTATGGTTTTCAAATGTCACCAGAGGCGATGAGTACGAAGATGCGATGTATGCTTGCGCAGCTACTTCGCATTTCAGAAATGAAGTTAAACTTGGAAATAAAGTAATATTAAAAGTACATCAAACTGGTTCAGCTCCAGGACAAAACAAAATTCCTCCGGTACGGCAGTACATGACTAGAAGAAAAGAAGTCGCGATACGGGGTAAAAAAGCACAATTATATTGTATTTTCGGTGGAACACCTTTGCCTCAAACCGTTTGGTCTAAAAATGGTAAAGCTTTAATCACTTCGGATCGCATTTCGCTAGGAAACTATGGTAAAAGCATAGAAATCAAGCATGTCACGCAGGATGACGAAGGAGATTATACTTGCGAAGTTAGCAACGGTGTCGGTGAACCGCAATCGTACACCATTAATTTGGTCGTTTTAGTCGAACCCTATTTTACGGAAGAACCAGAAAACGTTCATGCTGCCGAGAATGAAACTGCCGAATTTTATTGTGAAGCTTCTGGAGACCCGGAACCGCAAATTTATTGGATATATAACGGAAAACCTATATCAGAAGCACCACCAAATCCTAGACGCAAAATTTCTACTAATTCTATCATAATCGAAAGATTACAAAAAACTGATACTGGCAATTATGGTTGTAACGCTACCAACAGCTTGGGATATATTTACAAAGACGTATTTGTCAATGTATTTAGCCTGAAGAAGATAAGTCATCATCAGAATTGA